A single window of Triplophysa dalaica isolate WHDGS20190420 chromosome 14, ASM1584641v1, whole genome shotgun sequence DNA harbors:
- the neto2b gene encoding neuropilin and tolloid-like protein 2, which yields MEVQPDTDFKILFLLILIEEGFALAQKTQALPQNVAIEDKKPAHCGTLIQTANGGSFSSPNYPKTYPANKECVYILEAHPRKRIQLIFDDLYYIEPSFECRFDNIEIRDGPFAFSPLINRFCGAQSPGVVTSSGRFMWIRFISDEELEGLGFRVEYSYTADPDFHLHVGGLLNPIPDCQFDLSGSDGIIRSSQVEEENKVKSGEAIDCIWTIRAPPMSKIYLRFLDYQMENSNECKKNFVAIYEGSNAIEDLKAKFCSTVANDITLDNAVGVVRMWADETSKLSRFRMIFTIFVEPPCSANTYFCHSNMCINNTLVCNGVQNCVFPWDENNCKEKKSKSFFQQMSKTHSTVIGVSTGVVFLLLLISVFIQMKQPRKKVLNRKSLFSAAEMQEVLEPPHYELFSMREPELSDELSEELDTMHKLRRSSNTSRCIHEHHCGMQGNSSSVSMATRAHQLAQASEEMSGIVGARGWSSFHESRDVPRPHTRSVQSLREVLEDGELGLEERVMEEIGYNDVMARGGVLMMRNHANPVQQRSLSIDF from the exons ATGGAGGTCCAGCCTGACACAGATTTCAAAA TCTTGTTTCTGCTTATCCTGATAGAGGAGGGGTTTGCATTGGCACAGAAAACTCAAG CATTGCCTCAGAATGTGGCTATTGAGGATAAGAAGCCAGCTCACTGTGGAACTTTAATCCAGACAGCCAATGGAGGATCATTCAGTTCTCCAAACTACCCAAAGACCTACCCTGCAAACAAGGAGTGTGTTTATATTCTGGAGG CCCATCCACGCAAGAGAATCCAGCTGATCTTCGATGACCTGTACTACATCGAGCCGTCCTTCGAGTGTCGATTTGATAACATTGAAATCCGCGACGGGCCGTTTGCTTTTTCTCCATTGATCAATCGTTTCTGCGGTGCTCAGAGTCCAGGAGTGGTCACCTCTTCTGGACGCTTCATGTGGATCAGGTTTATCAGCGATGAGGAGTTAGAGGGACTGGGATTCAGGGTGGAATATTCATACActgcag ATCCTGATTTTCATCTTCATGTTGGAGGACTTCTGAATCCCATTCCAG ACTGTCAGTTTGATCTGTCTGGATCAGATGGTATAATCAGATCTAGTCAGGTTGAAGAGGAAAACAAGGTGAAATCAGGGGAAGCAATAGACTGTATATGGACGATACGAGCTCCGCCTATGTCTAAG atcTACCTGCGTTTTCTGGACTATCAGATGGAGAActcaaatgaatgtaaaaagaACTTTGTTGCAATCTACGAAGGCAGCAATGCCATTGAAGACCTAAAGGCCAAATTCTGCAGTACCGTCGCCAATGACATCACACTTGACAACGCTGTTGGTGTGGTCCGAATGTGGGCCGATGAGACCAGCAAACTGAGTCGGTTTCGTATGATCTTCACGATCTTCGTTGAAC CTCCATGTTCGGCCAACACATATTTCTGTCACAGCAACATGTGCATCAACAACACGCTGGTCTGTAATGGTGTTCAGAACTGTGTGTTCCCATGGGACGAGAATAATTGCAAAG aaAAGAAGTCAAAAAGTTTTTTCCAGCAGATGAGTAAAACTCATAGCACTGTTATTGGAGTGTCTACTGGTGTGGTctttctcctcctcctcatctctGTATTCATACAGATGAAGCAACCAAGAAAAAAG GTCTTGAATCGCAAGAGTTTGTTCAGCGCGGCCGAGATGCAGGAAGTCCTTGAGCCACCTCATTATGAACTCTTTTCCATGCGCGAGCCCGAGCTCTCGGATGAACTGTCTGAGGAGTTGGATACCATGCATAAACTCCGCCGGTCCTCCAACACATCCCGCTGCATCCACGAGCATCACTGCGGCATGCAGGGCAACTCTTCATCCGTTTCCATGGCTACCAGAGCACATCAGCTTGCTCAGGCATCGGAGGAAATGAGCGGCATCGTAGGGGCCAGAGGTTGGAGCAGTTTCCATGAGAGCAGAGATGTTCCGCGTCCGCACACTCGCAGTGTGCAGAGTCTGCGTGAGGTGCTGGAGGATGGGGAGTTGGGGCTGGAGGAGCGGGTTATGGAGGAGATCGGGTACAATGATGTAATGGCCCGTGGAGGTGTCTTGATGATGCGTAACCATGCCAACCCTGTCCAGCAGCGCTCCCTCTCCATTGACTTCTGA
- the si:dkey-30c15.2 gene encoding transmembrane protein 116 isoform X2 gives MKNNTTAQISALSGVYVSCLSLSLLGSCSVIVVSILRRSHLSVQAKPLLQLALADFLASAVLMGTIVTNFLSYDTLPVKTSEKLCNFGLPLSLTFYCISFLLVIIYACESAYVFKGWRERAEAEGFENQSLRRRKLFCLFYITVWLVPIIGYIVYVKTVTVMQATLTPANNLITYVSSAPDTARFCDSCILFLHITNDTCPTVDPGHAEFIRVFTLTSVMTVLVCCTVVYWKLQSWYRNYKTTTMFRMSQNHPGGIWSSARYMILVIVFCWAPGLLLVSLSFASSPIRQNLFPLYIIQAMSVSLQGFLNSIVYAWRRRNFRDAVLGERMPLMAYSQKAFFDQSLNDPLGH, from the exons tttGTTAGGTAGCTGCTCTGTCATAGTCGTATCCATTTTAAGGAGATCACATCTCAGTGTACAG GCAAAGCCTCTTCTTCAGCTGGCCCTGGCTGATTTTCTAGCTTCAGCTGTTTTGATGGGCACAATCGTAACTAACTTCCTATCCTACGACACTTTGCCAGTGAAAACCAGTGAAAAGTTGTGCAACTTTGGATTGCCTTTATCATTG ACATTCTACTGCATTTCATTTCTGCTCGTCATCATTTACGCCTGTGAGTCAGCATACGTGTTTAAAGGATGGAGAGAAAGAGCAGAAGCAGAAGGATTTGAAAACCAG TCACTCCGCAGAAGAAAGCTGTTTTGCCTATTCTATATTACTGTGTG GCTTGTTCCAATAATTGGCTACATCGTCTATGTTAAAACAGTCACAGTTATGCAAGCGACTCTTACGCCCGCAAACAATCTCATTACATACGTCAGCAGTGCGCCAGACACCGCCAGGTTTTGCGACAG CTGCATTCTGTTTTTGCATATAACAAATGACACCTGCCCAACTGTG GATCCAGGTCATGCAGAGTTCATTCGAGTTTTCACGCTCACCAGTGTGATGACTGTCCTCGTATGCTGCACT GTGGTATACTGGAAGTTACAGAGCTGGTATAGGAATTATAAGACCACAACCATGTTCAGAATGTCCCAGAACCATCCAGGTGGAATTTGGTCTTCGGCACGATACATGATTCTTGTTATCGTATTCTGCTGGGCACCAG GTCTGCTTCTGGTCAGTCTTTCCTTTGCGTCATCCCCGATTAGACAAAATCTATTTCCTCTCTATATCATACAG GCGATGTCGGTATCACTGCAGGGGTTTCTGAACAGTATTGTTTATGCGTGGAGACGACGCAATTTCAGAGACGCTGTGCTTGGAGAGCGTATGCCGCTCATGGCCTATTCACAAAAAGCTTTCTTTGATCAATCATTAAATGATCCATTAGGACATTAA
- the si:dkey-30c15.2 gene encoding transmembrane protein 116 isoform X1 has product MNSGVVNSSGGWEDQRISALSGVYVSCLSLSLLGSCSVIVVSILRRSHLSVQAKPLLQLALADFLASAVLMGTIVTNFLSYDTLPVKTSEKLCNFGLPLSLTFYCISFLLVIIYACESAYVFKGWRERAEAEGFENQSLRRRKLFCLFYITVWLVPIIGYIVYVKTVTVMQATLTPANNLITYVSSAPDTARFCDSCILFLHITNDTCPTVDPGHAEFIRVFTLTSVMTVLVCCTVVYWKLQSWYRNYKTTTMFRMSQNHPGGIWSSARYMILVIVFCWAPGLLLVSLSFASSPIRQNLFPLYIIQAMSVSLQGFLNSIVYAWRRRNFRDAVLGERMPLMAYSQKAFFDQSLNDPLGH; this is encoded by the exons tttGTTAGGTAGCTGCTCTGTCATAGTCGTATCCATTTTAAGGAGATCACATCTCAGTGTACAG GCAAAGCCTCTTCTTCAGCTGGCCCTGGCTGATTTTCTAGCTTCAGCTGTTTTGATGGGCACAATCGTAACTAACTTCCTATCCTACGACACTTTGCCAGTGAAAACCAGTGAAAAGTTGTGCAACTTTGGATTGCCTTTATCATTG ACATTCTACTGCATTTCATTTCTGCTCGTCATCATTTACGCCTGTGAGTCAGCATACGTGTTTAAAGGATGGAGAGAAAGAGCAGAAGCAGAAGGATTTGAAAACCAG TCACTCCGCAGAAGAAAGCTGTTTTGCCTATTCTATATTACTGTGTG GCTTGTTCCAATAATTGGCTACATCGTCTATGTTAAAACAGTCACAGTTATGCAAGCGACTCTTACGCCCGCAAACAATCTCATTACATACGTCAGCAGTGCGCCAGACACCGCCAGGTTTTGCGACAG CTGCATTCTGTTTTTGCATATAACAAATGACACCTGCCCAACTGTG GATCCAGGTCATGCAGAGTTCATTCGAGTTTTCACGCTCACCAGTGTGATGACTGTCCTCGTATGCTGCACT GTGGTATACTGGAAGTTACAGAGCTGGTATAGGAATTATAAGACCACAACCATGTTCAGAATGTCCCAGAACCATCCAGGTGGAATTTGGTCTTCGGCACGATACATGATTCTTGTTATCGTATTCTGCTGGGCACCAG GTCTGCTTCTGGTCAGTCTTTCCTTTGCGTCATCCCCGATTAGACAAAATCTATTTCCTCTCTATATCATACAG GCGATGTCGGTATCACTGCAGGGGTTTCTGAACAGTATTGTTTATGCGTGGAGACGACGCAATTTCAGAGACGCTGTGCTTGGAGAGCGTATGCCGCTCATGGCCTATTCACAAAAAGCTTTCTTTGATCAATCATTAAATGATCCATTAGGACATTAA